One window from the genome of Saimiri boliviensis isolate mSaiBol1 chromosome 2, mSaiBol1.pri, whole genome shotgun sequence encodes:
- the SEMA7A gene encoding semaphorin-7A isoform X1, with translation MTPPPPGRAAPSAPRARVPGPPTRSGLPLRLLLLLWAAAASAQGHQRSGPRIFAVWKGHAGRDQVDFGQTEPHTVLFHEPGSSSVWVGGRGKVYLFDFPEGKNASVRTMNISATKGSCLDKRDCENYITLLERRGEGLLACGTNARHPSCWNLANGTVVPLGEMRGYAPFSPEENSLVLFEGDEVYSTIRKQEYNGKIPRFRRIQGETELYTSDTVMQNPQFIKATIVHQDQAYDDKIYYFFREDNPDKNPEAPLNVSRVAQLCKGDQGGESSLSVSKWNTFLKAMLVCSDAATNKNFNRLQDVFLLPDPSGQWRDTRVYGVFSNPWNYSAVCVYSLGDIDKVFRTSSLKGYYSSLPNPRPGKCLSYQKPIPTETFQVADRHPEVSQRVEPMGPLKTPLFHSKYHYQKVVVHRMQASHGDTFHVLYLTTDRGTIHKVVEPGERERGLVFNVVEIQPFRRAAAIQTMSLDADRRKLYVSSQWEVSQVPLDLCEVYGGGCHGCLMSRDPYCGWDQGRCVSIYSAPWPVLQSINPAEPHKECPNPKPDKAPLQKVSLAPNSRYYLSCPMESRHATYSWRHKENVEQSCEPGHQSPNCILFIENLTAQQYGHYFCEAQEGSYFREAQHWQLLPEDGIMAEHLLGRAQALATSLWLGVLPTLTLGLLVH, from the exons GCCATGCAGGGCGGGACCAGGTGGACTTCGGCCAGACCGAGCCGCACACGGTGCTTTTCCACGAGCCGGGCAGCTCCTCCGTGTGGGTGGGAGGACGCGGCAAGGTCTACCTCTTTGACTTCCCCGAGGGCAAGAACGCGTCTGTGCGCACG aTGAACATCAGCGCCACAAAGGGGTCCTGTCTGGATAAGCGG GACTGCGAGAACTATATCACTCTCCTGGAGAGGCGGGGTGAGGGGCTGCTGGCCTGTGGCACCAACGCCCGGCACCCCAGCTGCTGGAACCTG GCGAATGGCACAGTGGTGCCACTTGGCGAGATGAGAGGCTATGCCCCCTTCAGCCCGGAAGAGAACTCCCTGGTTCTGTTTGAAG GGGATGAAGTGTATTCCACCATCCGGAAGCAGGAATACAATGGGAAGATCCCTAGGTTCCGCCGAATCCAGGGCGAGACTGAGCTGTACACCAGCGATACAGTCATGCAGA ACCCACAGTTCATCAAAGCCACCATCGTGCACCAAGACCAGGCCTATGATGACAAGATCTACTACTTCTTCCGAGAGGACAATCCTGACAAGAATCCTGAGGCTCCTCTGAACGTGTCCCGTGTGGCTCAGCTGTGCAAG GGGGACCAGGGTGGGGAGAGTTCACTGTCGGTCTCCAAGTGGAACACTTTTCTGAAAGCCATGCTGGTATGCAGTGACGCTGCCACCAACAAGAACTTCAACAGGCTGCAGGACGTCTTCCTGCTCCCCGACCCCAGCGGCCAGTGGAGGGACACCAGGGTCTACGGTGTTTTCTCCAACCCCTG GAACTACTCAGCCGTGTGCGTGTATTCCCTCGGTGACATTGACAAGGTCTTCCGCACCTCCTCACTCAAGGGCTACTACTCAAGCCTTCCCAACCCTCGGCCTGGCAAG TGCCTCTCCTACCAGAAGCCGATACCCACAGAGACCTTCCAGGTGGCTGACCGTCACCCAGAGGTGTCACAGAGGGTGGAGCCCATGGGGCCTCTGAAGACGCCATTGTTCCACTCTAAATACCACTACCAGAAGGTGGTCGTCCATCGCATGCAGGCCAGCCACGGGGACACCTTTCACGTGCTTTACCTAACTACAG ACAGGGGCACCATCCACAAGGTGGTAGAGCCAGGGGAGCGGGAGCGCGGCCTTGTCTTCAACGTCGTGGAGATCCAGCCCTTCCGCCGCGCGGCTGCCATCCAGACCATGTCGCTGGATGCTGACCGG CGGAAGCTGTACGTGAGCTCCCAGTGGGAGGTGAGCCAGGTGCCCCTGGACCTGTGTGAGGTCTATGGCGGGGGCTGCCATGGCTGCCTCATGTCCCGAGACCCCTACTGCGGCTGGGACCAGGGCCGCTGCGTCTCCATCTACAGCGCCCCGTG GCCGGTGCTGCAGTCCATTAATCCAGCCGAGCCACACAAGGAGTGCCCCAACCCAAAACCAG ACAAGGCCCCACTGCAGAAGGTTTCCCTGGCCCCGAACTCTCGCTACTACCTGAGCTGCCCCATGGAATCCCGCCACGCCACCTACTCATGGCGCCACAAGGAGAACGTGGAGCAGAGCTGCGAACCTGGTCACCAGAGCCCCAACTGCATCCTGTTCATCGAGAACCTCACGGCCCAGCAGTACGGCCATTACTTCTGTGAGGCCCAGGAGGGCTCCTACTTCCGCGAGGCTCAGCACTGGCAGCTGCTGCCCGAGGACGGCATCATGGCTGAGCACCTGCTGGGCCGCGCCCAGGCCCTGGCCACCTCCCTCTGGCTGGGGGTCCTGCCCACACTCACTCTCGGCCTGCTGGTCCACTAG
- the SEMA7A gene encoding semaphorin-7A isoform X2 codes for MNISATKGSCLDKRDCENYITLLERRGEGLLACGTNARHPSCWNLANGTVVPLGEMRGYAPFSPEENSLVLFEGDEVYSTIRKQEYNGKIPRFRRIQGETELYTSDTVMQNPQFIKATIVHQDQAYDDKIYYFFREDNPDKNPEAPLNVSRVAQLCKGDQGGESSLSVSKWNTFLKAMLVCSDAATNKNFNRLQDVFLLPDPSGQWRDTRVYGVFSNPWNYSAVCVYSLGDIDKVFRTSSLKGYYSSLPNPRPGKCLSYQKPIPTETFQVADRHPEVSQRVEPMGPLKTPLFHSKYHYQKVVVHRMQASHGDTFHVLYLTTDRGTIHKVVEPGERERGLVFNVVEIQPFRRAAAIQTMSLDADRRKLYVSSQWEVSQVPLDLCEVYGGGCHGCLMSRDPYCGWDQGRCVSIYSAPWPVLQSINPAEPHKECPNPKPDKAPLQKVSLAPNSRYYLSCPMESRHATYSWRHKENVEQSCEPGHQSPNCILFIENLTAQQYGHYFCEAQEGSYFREAQHWQLLPEDGIMAEHLLGRAQALATSLWLGVLPTLTLGLLVH; via the exons aTGAACATCAGCGCCACAAAGGGGTCCTGTCTGGATAAGCGG GACTGCGAGAACTATATCACTCTCCTGGAGAGGCGGGGTGAGGGGCTGCTGGCCTGTGGCACCAACGCCCGGCACCCCAGCTGCTGGAACCTG GCGAATGGCACAGTGGTGCCACTTGGCGAGATGAGAGGCTATGCCCCCTTCAGCCCGGAAGAGAACTCCCTGGTTCTGTTTGAAG GGGATGAAGTGTATTCCACCATCCGGAAGCAGGAATACAATGGGAAGATCCCTAGGTTCCGCCGAATCCAGGGCGAGACTGAGCTGTACACCAGCGATACAGTCATGCAGA ACCCACAGTTCATCAAAGCCACCATCGTGCACCAAGACCAGGCCTATGATGACAAGATCTACTACTTCTTCCGAGAGGACAATCCTGACAAGAATCCTGAGGCTCCTCTGAACGTGTCCCGTGTGGCTCAGCTGTGCAAG GGGGACCAGGGTGGGGAGAGTTCACTGTCGGTCTCCAAGTGGAACACTTTTCTGAAAGCCATGCTGGTATGCAGTGACGCTGCCACCAACAAGAACTTCAACAGGCTGCAGGACGTCTTCCTGCTCCCCGACCCCAGCGGCCAGTGGAGGGACACCAGGGTCTACGGTGTTTTCTCCAACCCCTG GAACTACTCAGCCGTGTGCGTGTATTCCCTCGGTGACATTGACAAGGTCTTCCGCACCTCCTCACTCAAGGGCTACTACTCAAGCCTTCCCAACCCTCGGCCTGGCAAG TGCCTCTCCTACCAGAAGCCGATACCCACAGAGACCTTCCAGGTGGCTGACCGTCACCCAGAGGTGTCACAGAGGGTGGAGCCCATGGGGCCTCTGAAGACGCCATTGTTCCACTCTAAATACCACTACCAGAAGGTGGTCGTCCATCGCATGCAGGCCAGCCACGGGGACACCTTTCACGTGCTTTACCTAACTACAG ACAGGGGCACCATCCACAAGGTGGTAGAGCCAGGGGAGCGGGAGCGCGGCCTTGTCTTCAACGTCGTGGAGATCCAGCCCTTCCGCCGCGCGGCTGCCATCCAGACCATGTCGCTGGATGCTGACCGG CGGAAGCTGTACGTGAGCTCCCAGTGGGAGGTGAGCCAGGTGCCCCTGGACCTGTGTGAGGTCTATGGCGGGGGCTGCCATGGCTGCCTCATGTCCCGAGACCCCTACTGCGGCTGGGACCAGGGCCGCTGCGTCTCCATCTACAGCGCCCCGTG GCCGGTGCTGCAGTCCATTAATCCAGCCGAGCCACACAAGGAGTGCCCCAACCCAAAACCAG ACAAGGCCCCACTGCAGAAGGTTTCCCTGGCCCCGAACTCTCGCTACTACCTGAGCTGCCCCATGGAATCCCGCCACGCCACCTACTCATGGCGCCACAAGGAGAACGTGGAGCAGAGCTGCGAACCTGGTCACCAGAGCCCCAACTGCATCCTGTTCATCGAGAACCTCACGGCCCAGCAGTACGGCCATTACTTCTGTGAGGCCCAGGAGGGCTCCTACTTCCGCGAGGCTCAGCACTGGCAGCTGCTGCCCGAGGACGGCATCATGGCTGAGCACCTGCTGGGCCGCGCCCAGGCCCTGGCCACCTCCCTCTGGCTGGGGGTCCTGCCCACACTCACTCTCGGCCTGCTGGTCCACTAG